A genomic window from Halogeometricum borinquense DSM 11551 includes:
- a CDS encoding FAD-dependent monooxygenase: protein MTEHEHYEAVVVGAGPGGAAAAATLARYGIETLVLERGVEAGSKNVSGGIIYGEQSAPVTIDDLFPDFREEAVERPVTRYYLHNVAGDKVETMDLTDLHEHDTEWADAVLRRKMDSWLEDRVHEMARETGGGLLTGVHVNGLLRDGHGEIIGVTTDELEPLEADVIIAADGVNSELARDAGLMDWDDPEEWFQGVKAVVDLPPETVNDRFALEEDEGAAHLFSGDLFSDVRGGGFLYTNRDSLSVGTVFHLDSLVAEQAEPHELLDALLTHPLLAQWLDDDYHEREYAAKLVPDSKKVALRKPYAERLLLVGDAAGQMQAQGPIIKGMNHAVTAGALAAEAFAQAKGRNKPDQAGKLYAQKLREEGVMSKLRPRGYDLVRTLGERDDVTNVVDSVLSSRLGRLGIRALSGGLERLYGSPRLAAIVPDTRTPYVTLPTVIAEELGTHIAETNHVEPPSLEERIGELTYDTDVGNPHIVLRDDSYEASGAAVTACPVSAEDFGGGCYRDEFIRTNGEQEHVVSLDTQPCVECGTCAIVADTDWTHPRGGKGVAFEDG, encoded by the coding sequence ATGACAGAACACGAACACTACGAGGCAGTCGTCGTCGGGGCGGGACCCGGCGGGGCCGCGGCGGCGGCGACGCTCGCGCGATACGGTATCGAAACGTTGGTTCTCGAACGCGGCGTCGAAGCCGGGTCGAAGAACGTCTCCGGCGGTATTATTTACGGCGAGCAGTCCGCGCCGGTAACCATCGACGATCTGTTCCCGGACTTCCGCGAGGAAGCCGTAGAGCGTCCTGTGACGCGCTACTACCTCCACAACGTCGCTGGCGACAAAGTGGAGACGATGGATCTGACGGACCTGCACGAACACGACACCGAGTGGGCCGACGCCGTTCTCCGCCGGAAGATGGACTCGTGGTTAGAAGACCGAGTCCACGAGATGGCTCGCGAGACGGGCGGCGGTCTGTTAACCGGCGTCCACGTGAACGGATTACTCCGCGACGGCCACGGCGAGATTATCGGCGTCACGACGGACGAACTCGAACCGCTGGAGGCGGACGTGATAATCGCCGCTGACGGCGTCAACTCCGAGCTAGCGCGCGATGCGGGCCTGATGGACTGGGATGACCCCGAGGAGTGGTTCCAAGGCGTGAAGGCCGTCGTGGACCTGCCCCCGGAGACAGTGAACGACCGATTCGCGCTGGAAGAAGACGAGGGTGCCGCCCACCTGTTTTCCGGTGACCTGTTCAGCGACGTTCGCGGCGGCGGCTTCCTCTACACGAACCGCGATTCGTTGTCGGTCGGGACGGTGTTCCACCTCGATAGCCTCGTGGCCGAACAAGCCGAACCGCACGAACTCTTAGACGCCCTGTTGACGCATCCACTCTTGGCGCAGTGGTTGGATGACGACTATCACGAACGCGAGTACGCCGCGAAACTCGTCCCTGACTCGAAGAAAGTAGCGCTCCGGAAACCGTACGCAGAGCGTCTGCTCCTCGTCGGTGACGCCGCGGGGCAGATGCAGGCACAGGGACCGATCATCAAGGGGATGAACCATGCCGTCACCGCGGGCGCACTCGCCGCCGAGGCGTTCGCACAGGCGAAAGGCCGCAACAAGCCCGATCAAGCAGGAAAACTGTACGCGCAGAAACTCCGCGAGGAGGGCGTGATGAGCAAACTGCGGCCGCGAGGATACGACCTCGTGCGGACACTCGGCGAGCGCGACGATGTGACGAACGTCGTAGACTCTGTTCTCAGTTCGCGTCTCGGCCGACTCGGCATCCGCGCTCTCAGCGGCGGCCTCGAACGACTGTACGGATCACCGCGGTTGGCCGCTATCGTGCCCGACACGCGAACGCCGTACGTGACGCTTCCGACGGTCATCGCCGAGGAACTCGGAACGCACATCGCCGAGACGAATCACGTCGAACCGCCGAGTCTGGAAGAACGCATCGGCGAGTTGACGTACGATACCGACGTTGGAAATCCCCACATCGTCTTGCGCGATGACTCTTACGAAGCGAGCGGGGCGGCCGTTACCGCCTGTCCGGTGAGCGCCGAGGACTTCGGCGGCGGATGCTACCGCGACGAGTTCATTCGGACCAATGGCGAGCAAGAACACGTCGTGAGCCTCGACACGCAACCTTGCGTGGAGTGTGGGACGTGCGCCATCGTCGCT